The Bacillota bacterium genome includes the window CCACCTATGACCGCCTGGAAGGGCGGATGCTGATCCTCGACAACGTCATTCCCGGGCTCCTGGCGGCCATCATCCCCAAGCGCCCCGGCTGGCTGACCATGACCTCGCTGGGCCGCGTCCTCACTCGCGAGGACATCGACCACATCTTCGCCCATCCGTCGGTCCGGCGTTACCTCGAGCTGCCCGAACCCACCGAACATCTCCGGTGCCACGCCATCTGCCCGGCGATGGTCTACACCGGCCCGGCGGCAGACTTCTACGGTGACGGCTGGCTCTGCATCGGCGACCTGACCGGACACGGCCGGGTGCTCAAGGACGGCTATTTCGGGGCCCTCTACGGCGCCCACCTGGCCGCCGTGACCCTGGTCGAACGCGGAGCCGGCCGCGACGTCCTGGCCCGCTACTTTGACCGACCGCTGCGGCCTTTTGTGGCCGACAACCGGGTCGGGATGTTCCTCTTCCACCTCGATCAACGGCTGATGCGGACCGGCTGGTTCCCACGGCTGCTCACGACGGCGGCCGAAAAAGAAGGCCCGCCCGAGACCTACGGTGGTCCCGTGCGGGCGGCTATCAGGGGTCTGGCCACGGGCGAGATCTCCTACCGCTGGATGCTCGCCTTCTTCGCGGCCGGACTTATCCGCTTCCTCGTTATTTGGCCCTTCCGGGCCCTGGCCCGACTGTTCGCGGGCCGCGGGGCGGCTCGAGGCATAAGCCGCGGGGCGGATCGTGGGCTGGGCCGCGGCCGGTCGCCGACCCCGCCTTCGGCCTAGAAGAGAGGGTCCCGCGGGCCTAGAAGTAAAGGTCGCGCGTGCCTTCCTCGATCTGCTTGAGGCGCTCCTCGGTCCGCTGCCTGGTCAGCGGGTTCTTGATCTCGCCGAGGTGCCGCCGGATGGTCTCCTCGCCGACCCGGCGGGTCTCGGGCGAGGCGTAGTCGAGGAGGTATTCCTTGAAGGTCAGGATGGCGTTGGGCTGGCAGACGTTCTGGATCTGGCCGCTCTTGGCCAGGGGCATGAACCGGTCGCCGGTCCGACCCTTGCGGTAGCAGGCCGTGCAGTAGCTGGGCAGATATCCGCCGGCGCAGAGGTTCTGCAAGATCTCGTCCGGACTGCGGTGGTCCTCCACCGTGAACTGAGGCGAACCTTCCTCGGCCGCCCCTCCGGCGGTCTTTTCGTGTTCTTGCCTATAGGCCCCGACGCCGGTGCACGACCCGGCGCTGATCTGGGAGATCCCGAGGCCGATCGCCTCGTCACGGAAGCCCGGCTTCTCGCGGGTCGAAAGGATCATCCCGGTGTAAGGGACGGCCAGCCGGATGATGGCGACCACCTTGCGGAAATCGTCGTCGGAGACCAGGTGGGGGTAGTCCTCGAGGGACATCCCGGTGGCCGGGCGCAGGCGCGGCATGGAGATGGTGTGCGGGCCGACGCCGAAGGTCTGGTCGAGGTGGCGGGCGTGGAGGATGACCGCCATGACCTCGAACTTGTAGTCGTAGAGCCCGAAGAGTGGCCCGATGCCGACGTCGTCGATGCCCGCCGAGAGGGCCCGGTCCATCGCCCCGAGGTGGTACTCGTAACTGGCCTTGGGCCCGGCGGGATGCATGTACTCGTAGGTCGGCCGGTGGTAGGTCTCCTGGAAGAGGATATAGGTGCCGATCTTGGCCGCCTTCAGGCGACGGTAATCTTCGGGGGTGGTCGCCGCGACGTTCACGTTGACCCGGCGAATGCTGCCGCGCTCGAACCTGACTGAGTAGATCGTCTCGAGGACTTCGAGGACGTAGTCCAGCGGGCAGTTCTTCGGGTCCTCGCCGGTCTCGAGGGCCAATCGCTTGTGGCCCATGGACTCGAGGACGCGGACCTCCTCCCTGACCTCATCCATGGTCAGGCGGCGCCGGGGGATCTTGTTCTCCCGATGGTAGCCGCAGTATCGGCAGTTGTTGACGCAGAAGTTGCTCACGTAGAGCGGGGCGAAGAGGACGATCCGCTTGCCGTAGATCTTCTCCTTGATCTCCCTGGCCGCGGCGAAGATCTCCTGGAGCAGGTCCGGGTCCTCCACCTGCAGGAGCCGGGCGACCTCGGAAGGCTCGAGGCCTTCGGCCCGGCGGGCCTTGGCGACGATCTCCCTGACGGCCCCCCGGTCGACGCGGGAAGCCTTCTCCAGTTCCTCCTCGACGTACCGGTGGTCGATGAAGTCGGCCCGGGACTGCCCGGGGGCGATGATCGACGGACCTCCCGACTTCGACAGCGGCTCGCTCAACGAGACCATCTCCTCTGTGGTTGTTAGCGGGACGGTGTGACCGCCGACTTGACCATGACCCCGGCGACGTTGCCGAGCTTGCCGGACATCGCCCCAATCTCGTCCGTGGTCCCGTCGACGATCAAAGCGATGACCGAAAGCCCCTTCTCGCGGTAGGGGATGCCCATTCGACCGACGATGACCTCGGCGTGCTCACCCAGGATCTCGTTGACTCGGCGGGCGGCTTTCTCCCGGTCGGTGATGACGACGCCGACCACCCCGATGCGCCGATCCATCCCGTGACCCTCCTTCAAGGATTTCGGAAAAATCAAAGGCCTGTCGCGAACGCGCGACAGGCCCGGGCCGGCATGGCTGACGGAACAAACGGCGCCGGTCCCTTGCCCTCAGGCGTTCGCCCTCGACTCGGGTACGGTCCTCGATTTGGCCCCTCCGGGAAGGCGACGATGCCGCCCGCCCGTCAGGACCCTATTCTGCACCCGTGAAAGCCTTCTAGCCGCGGCGATTGTGCAGGCTTTCACGATTCCAAATACATTATAATCCGGCGGCTCACGAAAGTAAACCGCCGGAGTGGCCAAATCATCGATTGCCCTTCACCAGGCGTCCTCGAAGTGGAAGTCACCGAGGTCATAGTCATCATCATCGTCTTCCAGGACGGCCGCGCCGCCAGGACTGACCTTGCCGTTGCGCTGCGTCGAGGGGACCGGCTTGGCCAGGGCCGGCCGTTGCTTCGGCCGTCCGTCGGGCCCACTCTTCCGGCGGGCGCCGGCCGAGGTCTGCTCGCCACCACCGGCGGCCGACCCCTGCTCGCCCTGGCGCAGCCTCTTGGGGATCATCTTCTTCTGGTCGATCAACCAGATGGCCAGGATCAAGGCAACCACGGTGATTCCGGCGGCCGCCAGGTAGGTCTGGAGCTTGCCGACCTTGACCCCCATGGCGAAAGCCGGCGGTCCGATGGCCACGCCGAAGAAGCGGACCGTCCCGTAGAGGGCCGTGACGATCCCCCGCTTCTCGGGGGTGGTGCAGCTGGTGACCATGGTGTTGACGGGCGGCAGGACCAACCCGCCGCCGATGCCCAGCAAGGCCAGGACGGCGATGACCGGAACGGGCTTGGTCAGGAAGGCCACCAGGGCCATGGAGATGGCGGTGAGGATCAACCCGACGACGACCGAGATCTTGAGTAGCTTGGTTATCTGCTTTTGAAGCAGGGTGCCGCTGATGTAACTGGTGACCGCCAGGGCCAGGACGGGAATAGCGATGATCAGGCCCTTGACCACTCCCTTGAGGCCATAGCGGTCCTCGAAGACGTCCGAGAAGTGGCTGAGGACGCCGAAGAGGAGCAGGAGGACGAGGCTGCCGGCCAGGAAGCAGCCGGCCAGCGAGGCCCCTTTCTTGGCGAAGACCTGGCCGAGCCCGCGGAAGTAGGCCTTGGGCGAGATCTTCTGGGCCTTCTTGTTGCTCGGTTCGCGGACGAGGAAGAGGACCAGGAGGGCGGCCGGCACGGCCGCCACGGAGTACACGAAGAAGGGCATGTACCAGGCGATCAAGCCCACGGCGGCCCCGGCGATCGGGCTGATCACCTTGCCGAGGCCGTTGGAGGCCTCCAGGGCCCCGAGGGCCTTCGTCCGCTCCTTGCTGGTGAAGATGTCGCCGGTCAGGGCCATGGCCAATTGGTAGGTCCCGCCGGCGCCGATGCCCTGAATCACCCGCCCGGCCAGAATCAGGCCGTAAGCCTCCTTCTTGAGGAACAGGGCGGCCAGGCCGGCGATGAACCCGCCGGCCGCATAGGTGAAAAGGGCCGGGACGATGATGGTCTTCCGGCCCACGCGGTCGGACAGAAAGCCGGTGAAGGGGATGACGATCCCGGCCGGCAGGGAGAATAGCGTGATGAGCAGGCCGGCGTTGAGGGTGCTGGTCTTGAGGGCCGACTTTAGGGCCGGCAGGACCGGGATGAGCATTGAGTTGCCGAGGACCATGATGAAGGGGACGGTGCAAAGGGCGATCAACTGGGTCCGTGTCGCGGCCTTCAAAGATCGTTTACCCCCATCCCTGAATGAACCCCGGCCAGCTAAAAAGGCCGGAACGGACGAAGCTAGCTTGCCCTTCGGTTTTGCGGGCGATACCGCCGGCAGATCTGGCGCGGTCATCGGCGCACTCCCCACGGGGAGATCCAGTTGCAGCACCGGGGGACGCCGCAAAAATGAGACCCTGAGGGCAAGAGGCACCTCAGGGTCTCTCATTTTCGACCGTCGGCCGGCCGACTGACACCCCATCCGTCTCAGGTTCCCGGCCAGGAGCGGCGGACCTACCGCCTGGGTCAATCGAGCGGCGAAAAGGCTCCAGCGGAATCCCGCTGATTCAGCGGAAACTCCGGACACCCGCGGCACTGGCCCACGGAGGGCAGGATTTCGTCGGGCCCCCGTGCAGCCCCGAGCTCCGGGTCGGTCGCCGGCGGAATCCCATAGGCCTCGAGACCGCAGAACGAAACCCACCCGTAAATGGACTGGTACTCGCTACGATGCCGGCACAAGGATGGCATCCCCTTTCCCGATCCGCCCTTCAGTCCTCTTGCCCGCCAAACTGACTGCAGTAAGTATTATTCGGCACGAGCAGCGTCTGTTCCTCTAATCTTTAGAAAATTCAATCCCATGGGCGTCTGGGCGGCCGAGGGGCATCCGGCGGGGGCCGCCAATACAATGAAGAATGGCAGGACCCTCGAGTCCTGCCATCACGAACGGTCATCCCAGGGGGGAATCCGCCCATGACCACCGTCACCATCGGAACCCTGCTGGCCCTGGTGGGGGTGCTCCTGGCCGTCACCCTCAGACTGACGCGGGTCGGACCGACTCCGGCCCCCGAGCCGCCACCCCTGCCACCCGAACCGACCCCAGGACCGAGCCCGGGGCCCACCCCGGCGCCCCCGCTTCCGAGGACCTACACCATCGACAGCGACCTTCGGCCGCCGGGCGGCGTCACCGCGCCTGAGCTGGACGCGTTCTTCCGCGGCTACCCCTTGGAGGGCCTGGGCCGGTCGTTTGTCGCGGCGGAAGCGAAGTACGCCTTGAACGCCGTCTACCTGTCGGCTCACGCGGCCTGGGAGAGCGACTACGGGCGCAGCAAGATCGCCCGGGACAAAGATAACCTCTTCGGCTACGGCGCTTCCGGCCCGGACCCCTACGCCAACGCCAGGACATTCCCGAATTTCGAGGCCTGCATCGACTTCGTGGCCGGCTACGTCGCCCGGGCCTACCTGGACCCGGCCGGTCAGTTCTACGGCGGGGCGCCGTCCCTGCGGGGAATGAACGTCAACTACGCCACCGATCAGAACTGGAAGAACGGCATCGCGGCCCTGATGAACGAAATCGCCCGGCCCGCCCCGCGGGCTCAGGTCACCAAGAGCTCGGCTTCACCGGTCAGGATCTTCTCCCCTCGCTGATTGAAGCACTCGGTGCTGAGGGTCAGGCGGCGTTTCTCGGCATTGACCGCGGTCACCTCGGCGACTATGGTAACCGTGTCGCCCATGGTCACCGGGCGCAGGAACCTGGCATCCTGCCGCAGATAGACGCCACCGGGTCCGGGCAGCCTCATCCCCAGGGGGGCGGAGACCAGCGCCGCGGTCAACATCCCGTGGCCGATCCGCCCCCCGAAGCGGGTCTTGGCCGCGTAGTCCTGGCTCAGATGGATCGGGCTGTAGTCCCCGGTCAGGCGGGCGAAGGCTTCGATGTCCTCGGCCGTGATGCGGCGGTGATAGACCGTCTTCTGCCCGACGGCGAAGTCGGTCATCGGGCGAGGCTCGATGGGCGGCGCGGACCCCCGGCCGACTTCCTCGGCGAACTCGGTGACCAGCCGGACGACCTCGTCCGGCTTTTCGATTTGGGGGGAGTGCCCGCAGCCCTCGACGAAGGCCAGCCGGGACCGGGGGATGGCCTCGGCGGTCCGGACCATCGGGGCCCGCGGAATGAGCCGGTCCTCGGTCCCGACGATGACCAGGGTCGGCCGGCTCAGGGCATGCAGCCGGCCGAAGACGGCGAACCCCTCCATGGTCACCACGTTATCGGTGAAGACGTGCTGGTCGGCCGCGGCCGCGTCGGCCACCACCAGCCGGAAGAAGTCGTCCCGAGGCGCCGTGGGCATCGCCCTGGAGACGGCTTCGGCCAGCAACTCCGGGTCCTCCTTGAGATGGAAGAAGGCCTCCCGGCCGAGGCGTCCGAACCTCAGCCCGTCGGCCGGCACCGGGTCGACCAGGACCAGCGCCTGGACATCGTCGGGGTGCTCCAGGGCGTAGGTCATGGCCACGGCTCCGCCCAGCGAGTGACCGACCAAGATGAAGGAGCCGGGCCGGGTGGACTCCACCAGCCGCCCCAGGTCGGCCGCATATTGGTTGATGGCGTAACCCGCCGCCGGATGCGAGCTGCGGCCACAGCCCCGCAGGTCTGGGGCGATGACCCGCCACCCCGCGGGGAGTCTGGATAGGAACGGGCGCCACCAAGCCGACGAGGCCAGGTCGCCATGGATCAGGACGAGGGTGACGGCCGGGCGACCGGCCCCGGGGGCCGTGTCCGACACCGTCTTGGCGGCCGGTCCCACGGACGGGGTGGTCTCATCCAGGTAATGCAGCACGAAGTCGGAGAGCGTCAGGTCCGGCACCGGTCAGCACCTCCGGGAGTTGGCTTTCCCTTTCACCATTCGGCGTCTGGCGACCTTACCCTTTTGTCCGCTCGACCGGGCCTTCGCCCGGCCGGCTGGCTATGGGTTTCCGCATCGGCGGGCAGAATAGGACCGTATCTTCGGATTGCCTGCAGAAAGCAACCGCTGTCCGCGGAATGAGGAGGGCGAACCTTTGACCAATCGAGCTCTCAAGGCCGTCCTGGCCGTCCTCGGTCTCCTTTTCCTGGCCTGGCTGGTGGTGGGCTGGCCGGCCGGGATGTGGGGCCCGGGCGCCGCCGGCCGATTTGGAATGCACCCGATGGCCCGCTGGATGATGGGCTACGGCTGGGCCGGATGGCGCGGCGGGGCCTGGGCGCTGGCCTTCATGTTCCTCTGCTGGGCCCTCGTGATCGCCGGGGCCTACCTAGTCATCCGCTGGCTCTTGGCCCAGAGCCGGGTGGCCACCCGACCCGGACAGGCCGACCAAGCCCTGGCCATCCTCCGCGAGCGCTACGCGCGGGGCGAGGTTGGCGAGGAAGAGTATGACCGGGTCAGGCAAAACCTCGAGGGGGGTGGTCGACCGTGAGCGAGCCAAGGGCGGCTTCCCCCCGCCGCAACCGGTTCCCGACCCTCGCCCTGGCCCTCATCCTCGTCGGCCTGGCCGGTATCGGGCTGTTCCGCTTCTACACGACCCGCTACTATCGTCCCCTGGGCAGCGCCTCCGGCATCGGCCGGGACGGCTACTACGGGTGGCCGATGGGTCCCGGCGCCGGCGGGCGGGGCTGGGGGCTGGCCACCGGCAAGGACATCGGCACGGACGCCGCCCGTAAGGCGACCACCGACTTCCTGGCCACTCTGAACAACCCCGACCTGACGGCCACCGAGCTCTGGAAGTTCAAGGGCACACCGTACTATGCGGTGGTGACCGAAAAGAGCACCGGTCGGGGAGCCTTCGAAATCCTCGTCGACCGGGCCGGCGGCCGGGTCTATCCGGAGATGGGGCCGAACATAATGTGGAACCTCAAGTATGGCACCGCCTGGGACTATGGGATGCAGCGGATGATGGGCTCGGGGATGATGGGACCGGGTCAGGGCAACTACGGCTTGATCGGCCCCGGGGGCCCGTTGGGTTCGGGCGGGACGTTGCCGGGGACGGGGGCCGGCGGGACGGGCGCCGGCGCGGCGGCGGGCAACGACGGGGCGACGATGACCGTGTCCGAGGCCGATGCCAGGACCAGGGGCGACTCCTTCCTGAAAGCCAACGCCAGTGGCTTCACCCTTGGTCCGAAGGCCCTGGCCTTCTATGGCTATTACAACTTCACCGTCCTGAGCGGCGGAAAGCCTTACGGCATCCTGAGCGTCAACGGGTTCAGCGGCCAGGTCTGGTTCCACGCCTGGCACGGTCCGGCCGAGGGGGTCGTCCCGGTGACCTGAGCCCGGCGGACGAACGGGGAATGCAAGCGACC containing:
- a CDS encoding TM1266 family iron-only hydrogenase system putative regulator; amino-acid sequence: MDRRIGVVGVVITDREKAARRVNEILGEHAEVIVGRMGIPYREKGLSVIALIVDGTTDEIGAMSGKLGNVAGVMVKSAVTPSR
- the hydG gene encoding [FeFe] hydrogenase H-cluster radical SAM maturase HydG; the encoded protein is MDHRYVEEELEKASRVDRGAVREIVAKARRAEGLEPSEVARLLQVEDPDLLQEIFAAAREIKEKIYGKRIVLFAPLYVSNFCVNNCRYCGYHRENKIPRRRLTMDEVREEVRVLESMGHKRLALETGEDPKNCPLDYVLEVLETIYSVRFERGSIRRVNVNVAATTPEDYRRLKAAKIGTYILFQETYHRPTYEYMHPAGPKASYEYHLGAMDRALSAGIDDVGIGPLFGLYDYKFEVMAVILHARHLDQTFGVGPHTISMPRLRPATGMSLEDYPHLVSDDDFRKVVAIIRLAVPYTGMILSTREKPGFRDEAIGLGISQISAGSCTGVGAYRQEHEKTAGGAAEEGSPQFTVEDHRSPDEILQNLCAGGYLPSYCTACYRKGRTGDRFMPLAKSGQIQNVCQPNAILTFKEYLLDYASPETRRVGEETIRRHLGEIKNPLTRQRTEERLKQIEEGTRDLYF
- a CDS encoding SHOCT domain-containing protein is translated as MTNRALKAVLAVLGLLFLAWLVVGWPAGMWGPGAAGRFGMHPMARWMMGYGWAGWRGGAWALAFMFLCWALVIAGAYLVIRWLLAQSRVATRPGQADQALAILRERYARGEVGEEEYDRVRQNLEGGGRP
- a CDS encoding alpha/beta fold hydrolase, giving the protein MPDLTLSDFVLHYLDETTPSVGPAAKTVSDTAPGAGRPAVTLVLIHGDLASSAWWRPFLSRLPAGWRVIAPDLRGCGRSSHPAAGYAINQYAADLGRLVESTRPGSFILVGHSLGGAVAMTYALEHPDDVQALVLVDPVPADGLRFGRLGREAFFHLKEDPELLAEAVSRAMPTAPRDDFFRLVVADAAAADQHVFTDNVVTMEGFAVFGRLHALSRPTLVIVGTEDRLIPRAPMVRTAEAIPRSRLAFVEGCGHSPQIEKPDEVVRLVTEFAEEVGRGSAPPIEPRPMTDFAVGQKTVYHRRITAEDIEAFARLTGDYSPIHLSQDYAAKTRFGGRIGHGMLTAALVSAPLGMRLPGPGGVYLRQDARFLRPVTMGDTVTIVAEVTAVNAEKRRLTLSTECFNQRGEKILTGEAELLVT
- a CDS encoding MFS transporter; the protein is MKAATRTQLIALCTVPFIMVLGNSMLIPVLPALKSALKTSTLNAGLLITLFSLPAGIVIPFTGFLSDRVGRKTIIVPALFTYAAGGFIAGLAALFLKKEAYGLILAGRVIQGIGAGGTYQLAMALTGDIFTSKERTKALGALEASNGLGKVISPIAGAAVGLIAWYMPFFVYSVAAVPAALLVLFLVREPSNKKAQKISPKAYFRGLGQVFAKKGASLAGCFLAGSLVLLLLFGVLSHFSDVFEDRYGLKGVVKGLIIAIPVLALAVTSYISGTLLQKQITKLLKISVVVGLILTAISMALVAFLTKPVPVIAVLALLGIGGGLVLPPVNTMVTSCTTPEKRGIVTALYGTVRFFGVAIGPPAFAMGVKVGKLQTYLAAAGITVVALILAIWLIDQKKMIPKRLRQGEQGSAAGGGEQTSAGARRKSGPDGRPKQRPALAKPVPSTQRNGKVSPGGAAVLEDDDDDYDLGDFHFEDAW
- a CDS encoding glucosaminidase domain-containing protein; translation: MTTVTIGTLLALVGVLLAVTLRLTRVGPTPAPEPPPLPPEPTPGPSPGPTPAPPLPRTYTIDSDLRPPGGVTAPELDAFFRGYPLEGLGRSFVAAEAKYALNAVYLSAHAAWESDYGRSKIARDKDNLFGYGASGPDPYANARTFPNFEACIDFVAGYVARAYLDPAGQFYGGAPSLRGMNVNYATDQNWKNGIAALMNEIARPAPRAQVTKSSASPVRIFSPR